DNA sequence from the Vibrio ishigakensis genome:
TAGCCACTGTATTTTGCAAGCTCTAGGTCCTCATAATGGTAGACAGCACCCTTCTCACCTTTAAAGTCAAAACTAGTGTCTCTGTTATAGTCAAACTCCCAATACGCGTGCACTTCTACCGTATTCGTAGTTCGCCATACTCGCTCTTCTCGCCAGTTCTGCATAGGATCACCGTTACCATCGGCATAATCCTCTACATACCACTGCACTCCCTCTTTCTTATCTTCATCCAAGCCTGCGTCCGATACGCGAGTCATATAGACAAGGTGTTCAACACGGTTGGTAAACTCATGATTATGGTGACTGTGTTGCCATAGGTTTGTGACGTAAACTTCAACCGTGTCCCAACCAGCATAAGGCGAATCAGGGTTATTTTGGATATCTTCTAGGATTTCTTGCTCTATCTCTTGAGCTTTTTCCATGTCCTGTTTAGCGATTGTCGCTCGTTCAGCAACATCGTTATCAGCGGCAAACAAATAGTCTTCAAATAGATTGTCTGTATTATCTAGATTCTGGTTATCTGAAACTTTTTGACTGGCACTTTTATAGCTTGCGTCGTTAACCAGACCAGTGTTGCTTAGAGCAATTTCATTCACAATTTGTGTAGTGAAAGGTGATACCACAATATGCTCTGTTTGAGTACCAATTGCTAAAGCCTCATACTTGATAGTCGAGCTTTCTTCAGAGGAAGTTGATAACGAGTATGTTGATGAATCACTTTCGATGTTCGCAGTTATCTTCGCGTTTGCTAATTTTTCCTGGTTGTCACTCTCAAGTTCGAAATGAAATTGTCCATTCTCATCCGTAGTCGTAGTGAATTCAGACTTACATGTCTCATCCAGTCCTTCGAAATCAAGGCAGACTTCTGTGCCAGACTTGTAGGCTTCGTCAAGAACGACACCAGAGAGAGTAAAGGTGGAAGGTTCGCCACCCGAAGACGAGTCAGAGTCTGAACACCCTGCCATAAGTGCAGCAAGTGTGACCGCTAGAAAAGTAGATTGCTTGTTCATCGATTTCCCAAGAAGCTAGATAAAATTAAAAGTCGCGCGATAGTAACTGCAGCGGGAAAACAATGCTTACCAGTTCACGCCACAATTCCGAATACGACCAGAATCAATATGGGACAAGCTTCATACACTAGGCATCATCCCGAGGCTAGCTCAAATTAACTTTGAGTTCGTTTATGTGATGTAACACCTTGAAAAACTAACTTACTCATTCACAAGGCAAATACCACCTTGTTACAGTTCTGAATTCTGTATAACCTTGCACCCTATGCCTTTAGTTGCACTAAAGGCCTAACTCCCCTCTTCAAAGGGAAATTCTTTTAGATTTGATAGCGAAGTAGTAATGAGAGTTAAAGGCTTTACTCTGATTGAGCTAGTTGTGGTGATAGTTTTGCTTGGTGTGATTGCCGTGGTGGCAGCGCCGAGGTATTTGGACTTCCGTGTGGATGGCAAAATAGCCGCCATGAATAACTTTGCCAGCGCGCTGCGCTCTGGCGTTGATCTCGTGCATGCAAAGGCCATTATTCAGGGGCAAGAGGGAGAGACGGGCAAAGCTGACCTTGGCAATGGTACCAACCTCGACCTTGCTTATGGCTATCCTGATATGAGTTACGGCAATCTTGATAGCCATATCACCAAGTTAAGTGGCTGGTTAAATGCTGAGGTGGTCAACCGGCAAACGAACAAGGATTGGCCGCGCGAAGTAATGACTATGGATCGCTCTCAGGTTGGGTTGGATGGCGCAAAGCGTGTCATTCAGTTTTTCTTTATGAGCGACTCCAAAGCAGGACTAGTAAACAGTAAGTTCGAATGTATGGTTCAGTATCAAAACGCTACAGAAAGCAGCACACCCATCATTACTACCTATCTCGATGCGTGCTAATCCAATAGAAAAGAAGCTACCAAACAGGCAGCTTCTTCATACATGTCACTTTAGAGACTTTGCTGATGCGCCTGGATCAATTCATCCATCTTAGCCTGCGCCAATTCATTTGCCTCAGCAAAACTCATCCCCGAATCAAATTCACTGATCACCTCGTAGTAGCACTTTAATTTAGGTTCTGTGCCGGACGGCCTAACAATCACCCGCGATTTATCCTCTAAATAATAAATAAGTACATCACTCGCCGGTAAATCAATAGATTCAGCTTTCCCGTCGTCAAAGAGCCGACTTAGGGTTTTCAAATCTTCGGTAACTTGAACCCGCTTACCTGCTATTTCTTGAGGTGGGCTCGCTCGCAGCTTATCCCCTATTGGAGGTGCTTTCGGATCTAAAGCAATACTGCGCTGCGCGTTTAGGTAGAAGCCATGTTGCCTGTAGATATCTTCCAGTTTGTCCCAAAGCGTTTTCCCCTGCGCTTTTAACTTGGCTGTCAGTTGAGAAAAAGCTACTAGCGCCGATAAACCGTCTTTATCCCATACCTTACTGCCGACTGTGTAACCCAGCGCCTCTTCATAAGCAAACAAGAATGGCTTTTCCTTGGTTTGTTGCTGCATTGCAATGTTGGTGAGCCACTTAAAACCGGTCAAGGTTTGATAGTATTGAGCGCCATGGGCTTTAGCGATACTGCTCAGCAGTCGCGAGGAGACAATGGTGTTTCCCACCAAAGAGCTAGGCTGACCTTCGAGCAAGTATTCTCCTAATAACGAACCCACTTGGTCACCAGTGAGCATTTGATACTCTCCATCTGGGCGTTTTACCGCAACCGCAAAGCGGTCGGCATCAGGGTCATTAGCGCAGGCGATATCAGCATCGACTGATTTCCCCAACGCCATCACCATGTCCATTGCACCCGCCTCTTCTGGGTTTGGAAAGTTAACCGTTGGAAAGCGACCTTCAGGCTCTCGCTGCTCGGCAACACTAGCGACTTTTTTAAATCCAGCATCTGCGAGCAAGGTTTCCGCCATTTCCGCGCCTACCCCATGCATTGCGGTATATACAATCGAAATATCGGTATTCCCATCGGGTATCAGCAGCGGATTTTCATTCATCGTTTTGCGATAGGTTTGGTAATACTCATCTTCTAGCCAAACCAGTAGTCCTTTTTGATGCGCCTCATCCAAAGGCATCAGCTGTAAAGGAAGTACTGTGGCTTCATCAATCTTGTTGGCAATACCTGCATCGTGGGGCGGAATAATCTGAGCACCATTCTCCCAATACACTTTAAAGCCGTTGTACTCTGGAGGATTATGGCTCGCCGTAACTACTACGGCGCCAGCAGCATTGCGTTCAAGAACACCGAAAGCAGCGATAGGCGTTGCCGCTACCTTGTGAGTGAGATAAACCTTGATGCCAAGAGCAGCCAATACCGAAGCGGTATCACGGGCGAATTGCTCTGAATCAGGGCGACCATCATAACCAATGACTATGCCGCGAGATTGTGCATCAGCGACCTGCTCAATTAGATAGTTACCCAAGCCCATCGCCGTTTCTTGAATCACCAAGCGATTCATACGATTCGGTCCTGCGCCTATCATTCCGCGCAGACCAGCGGTACCAAAGGCCAAGCGAGAGCCGAATCTGTCTGTCAGTTCTTTCTCGTTGTTGGTATCCACTAGATGTTGGAGTTCATCTCGAGTTTTCGGGTCTGGATCTCTTGCTAGCCACTGGCTAATTTGTTCCGACATATTACATCCCTCACCAATTTGACCCAGTTGAAGTGAAAGATTAACTGAGCCTGAATGTTCCTATTGAATAAGTGTAAATGACTATCAAGTGTTATTCAGGGTGGGGTTTAGATAAATAGCCACCACTGTAAATCAGCAAGTTTAATCTTACTGATTCTCATTCGCGTATACAATTAACTAAACAGATTTACTTGGAGAGAACGTATGTCAGAGCAGCAACTTTATGACCGTTATCTACCTGGGTATACGGACGCGCACAGCGAAGACGAGCGACAAAGGTTATGGTTTTTGGCATCACCACAAGCCAGGTACAAAATACATCGAGGTCTGCAACAACGGCATTGCGAAGGAGATGATTGCATCCGTTTTCGTGACCAAGAAAGAGCAGAACTCGGACCCGTGGCATGGCCAGATCTACTTTCCTTGGACGTTGCCCTATGGAAATCACGTCAATGGAATCCAGACTTCTTTGGTTTAGAAAGCTCTGAGACTCCGATTACCAAGCAGTCTGTTTCCGCTAACAACAAACCCGATAGCTACATCAACAGCTACAGCGGAGAGCGAATGCAGCTCTTCTACGAGTCACGTTTTGTGTATGCGAGGATCTATAGCGCTGCCCACTACGTACTGATGCACGCTAAATTACTGGCAGAGCAGTGGAGCCAAGAGCGCTTTCGTCATCACTTGCCTATC
Encoded proteins:
- a CDS encoding prepilin-type N-terminal cleavage/methylation domain-containing protein, with amino-acid sequence MRVKGFTLIELVVVIVLLGVIAVVAAPRYLDFRVDGKIAAMNNFASALRSGVDLVHAKAIIQGQEGETGKADLGNGTNLDLAYGYPDMSYGNLDSHITKLSGWLNAEVVNRQTNKDWPREVMTMDRSQVGLDGAKRVIQFFFMSDSKAGLVNSKFECMVQYQNATESSTPIITTYLDAC
- a CDS encoding phospho-sugar mutase, coding for MSEQISQWLARDPDPKTRDELQHLVDTNNEKELTDRFGSRLAFGTAGLRGMIGAGPNRMNRLVIQETAMGLGNYLIEQVADAQSRGIVIGYDGRPDSEQFARDTASVLAALGIKVYLTHKVAATPIAAFGVLERNAAGAVVVTASHNPPEYNGFKVYWENGAQIIPPHDAGIANKIDEATVLPLQLMPLDEAHQKGLLVWLEDEYYQTYRKTMNENPLLIPDGNTDISIVYTAMHGVGAEMAETLLADAGFKKVASVAEQREPEGRFPTVNFPNPEEAGAMDMVMALGKSVDADIACANDPDADRFAVAVKRPDGEYQMLTGDQVGSLLGEYLLEGQPSSLVGNTIVSSRLLSSIAKAHGAQYYQTLTGFKWLTNIAMQQQTKEKPFLFAYEEALGYTVGSKVWDKDGLSALVAFSQLTAKLKAQGKTLWDKLEDIYRQHGFYLNAQRSIALDPKAPPIGDKLRASPPQEIAGKRVQVTEDLKTLSRLFDDGKAESIDLPASDVLIYYLEDKSRVIVRPSGTEPKLKCYYEVISEFDSGMSFAEANELAQAKMDELIQAHQQSL